A window from Leifsonia shinshuensis encodes these proteins:
- the thrS gene encoding threonine--tRNA ligase gives MADGFELFTDRSVVAMRVNGELKDLATTVTTTDTVEPVTIDSPDGLSILRHSTAHVLAQAVQAVNPEAKLGIGPPITDGFYYDFDVAEAFTPEDLKALEKEMSRIVRAGQRFVRRVVTDDEARAELAGEPYKLELIGLKGGTQHGDTAAFDESESVEVGSGELTIYDNVDPRSGETVWKDLCRGPHLPNTRMIGNGWALTRVAAAYWRGNEKNKQLQRIYGTAWASKDELRAYQTRMEEAAKRDHRKLGAEMDLFSFPDEIGSGLAVFHPKGGIIRKEIEDYMRDRLIANGYELVNTPHITKAHLFETSQHLNWYKEGMFPPMHLDEERDADGNITRQGQDYYLKPMNCPMHNLIYRARGRSYRELPLRLSEFGTVYRYEKSGTLSGLTRVRGLTQDDAHIYVTEEQIKDEVARQLEFVLETLRGYGLTDFYLELSTKDPDKYVGSDESWETATETLREVAIESGLELVDDPGGAAFYGPKISVQARDAIGRTWQLSTVQLDFNQPELFELEYNAADGTRKQPAMIHRALLGSIERFFAILLEHYAGAFPVWLSPVQVVGIPVADQYAPFLDDVISRLKARGVRAEVDHSDDRMQKKIRTHTKAKVPFQLIVGEEDASAGTVSFRFRDGTQRNGVTVDEAIERIVESIRSHELVDTAWPA, from the coding sequence ACGGCTTCGAGCTCTTCACCGACCGTTCCGTTGTCGCGATGCGCGTCAACGGCGAGCTGAAAGACCTCGCGACGACCGTCACGACTACGGACACCGTGGAGCCGGTCACGATCGACTCGCCGGACGGGCTCAGCATCCTGCGCCACTCCACCGCGCACGTCCTCGCGCAGGCGGTGCAAGCGGTCAATCCTGAGGCCAAGCTCGGTATCGGACCGCCCATCACGGACGGCTTCTACTACGACTTCGACGTCGCCGAGGCGTTCACCCCGGAGGACCTGAAGGCGCTCGAGAAGGAGATGTCGCGCATCGTCCGAGCGGGCCAGCGCTTCGTGCGCCGTGTCGTGACCGACGACGAGGCGCGCGCCGAGCTCGCCGGCGAGCCCTACAAGCTGGAGCTCATCGGCCTGAAGGGCGGGACGCAGCACGGCGACACGGCCGCCTTCGACGAGAGCGAGAGCGTGGAGGTCGGCTCGGGCGAGCTGACGATCTACGACAACGTCGACCCCAGGTCGGGCGAGACGGTCTGGAAGGACCTCTGCCGCGGCCCGCACCTCCCGAACACCCGGATGATCGGCAACGGCTGGGCGCTCACCCGCGTCGCCGCCGCGTACTGGCGCGGCAACGAGAAGAACAAGCAGCTGCAGCGCATCTACGGCACCGCCTGGGCGAGCAAGGACGAGCTGCGGGCGTACCAGACCCGCATGGAGGAGGCCGCCAAGCGCGACCACCGCAAGCTCGGCGCCGAGATGGACCTGTTCAGCTTCCCGGACGAGATCGGCTCGGGCCTCGCGGTCTTCCACCCCAAGGGCGGGATCATCCGCAAGGAGATCGAGGACTACATGCGCGACCGGCTCATCGCCAACGGCTATGAGCTCGTGAACACGCCGCACATCACCAAGGCGCACCTCTTCGAGACCAGTCAGCACCTCAACTGGTACAAGGAGGGCATGTTCCCGCCGATGCACCTCGACGAGGAGCGCGACGCGGACGGCAACATCACGCGGCAGGGGCAGGACTACTACCTCAAGCCGATGAACTGCCCGATGCACAACCTGATCTACCGGGCGCGCGGCCGGTCGTACCGCGAGCTGCCCCTGCGGCTCAGCGAGTTCGGCACGGTCTACCGCTACGAGAAGTCGGGAACGCTCTCCGGCCTGACCCGCGTCCGCGGCCTCACTCAGGACGACGCGCACATCTACGTGACCGAGGAGCAGATCAAGGACGAGGTCGCGCGCCAGCTGGAGTTCGTGCTCGAGACGCTGCGCGGCTACGGCCTGACCGACTTCTACCTGGAGCTCTCGACGAAGGACCCGGACAAGTACGTCGGGAGTGACGAGAGCTGGGAGACGGCGACCGAGACCCTCCGCGAGGTCGCGATCGAGTCCGGCCTCGAACTCGTGGACGACCCGGGCGGGGCCGCGTTCTACGGTCCGAAGATCTCGGTGCAGGCGCGCGACGCCATCGGCCGCACCTGGCAGCTCTCCACCGTCCAGCTCGACTTCAACCAGCCGGAGCTGTTCGAGCTGGAGTACAACGCGGCGGACGGCACGCGCAAGCAGCCGGCGATGATCCACCGTGCGCTGCTCGGGTCGATCGAGCGGTTCTTCGCGATCCTGCTGGAGCACTACGCCGGGGCATTCCCGGTGTGGCTGTCCCCGGTGCAGGTCGTGGGCATCCCGGTCGCTGACCAGTACGCGCCCTTCCTCGACGACGTGATCTCGCGCCTGAAGGCACGCGGCGTTCGCGCCGAGGTCGACCACTCGGACGACCGCATGCAGAAGAAGATCCGCACCCACACCAAGGCGAAGGTCCCCTTCCAGCTGATCGTCGGCGAGGAGGACGCGTCGGCCGGCACGGTCAGCTTCCGCTTCCGTGACGGCACGCAGCGCAACGGTGTGACAGTGGACGAGGCGAT